A region of Liolophura sinensis isolate JHLJ2023 chromosome 8, CUHK_Ljap_v2, whole genome shotgun sequence DNA encodes the following proteins:
- the LOC135473526 gene encoding solute carrier family 22 member 6-like, which yields MLKASISQHIDGLFEALGVWGTYQVLQIIIVESLALSASHELFSILYIGYQPPVRCKGLENVSMTDDFNNLTDYGTFYKSCNDVVDVVNGSHVTGSCSRGYEYNQPKQATFVSEWDLVCGRSYQAQLPQMLLIGGQLFGASFFTSMADRFGRRKICFLSQLGLLLISVGTAFSPSLIVLATLRFFTGSFQQGVVMSFSVIPLEVMPTKNRALCFLIIGTFWPICLQVLNGIGYAFRFTSWRHMQLSISGVILLVFIPNLIFLKETLRWLFANGRTEDAKEIIKKAIRMNKAPETEVWEQATRCIAESERSWQRAQKETELSALGSPGTAVGLSLNGYGSEKPLSIIDIFKIPRLRCTALIMFFVWIVNALTHFGLVLTSAKLAGNRFINYILVSMDMLPASFIAYFILIRFGRKPACCSFHAIVGVCLVVAALVQGFGGQEFSTIVTVFTILGKFGNSASFVILFLYTPELYPTNLRSFGLGFASSASRLGGMLAPFSNLVMDYIPWAPGTVYGICSLLACLLIMLLPETLNRQLPQTVEEINAWNGPSICRRKTSESE from the exons ATGCTGAAGGCATCCATCAGTCAGCACatagatggcttgttcgaagcTCTTGGGGTGTGGGGAACGTACCAAGTTCTACAGATCATCATTGTTGAAAGTTTGGCTCTGTCAGCGTCTCACGAACTGTTCTCCATCCTGTATATAG GCTACCAGCCCCCCGTTCGCTGCAAAGGGCTTGAGAACGTATCCATGACAGACGACTTCAACAACCTGACCGATTATGGAACGTTCTACAAAAGCTGTAATGACGTGGTGGATGTCGTCAACGGGTCACATGTTACTGGCTCGTGCTCACGAGGTTATGAATACAACCAACCAAAGCAAGCCACGTTTGTCAGTGAG TGGGATTTAGTGTGTGGGCGAAGTTACCAGGCTCAGCTTCCACAGATGCTGCTGATTGGTGGACAGTTGTTCGGAGCCTCGTTTTTCACGTCAATGGCCGATAGATTTGGGCGCCGGAAGATTTGTTTCCTGAGTCAGCTGGGCTTACTTCTCATCTCTGTCGGTACCGCATTCAGCCCTTCACTTATCGTTCTGGCCACATTGCGCTTCTTCACTGGTTCTTTCCAGCAG GGCGTGGTCATGTCGTTTTCCGTGATTCCGCTAGAAGTCATGCCGACAAAGAACAGGGCACTATGCTTCCTTATAATAGGCACATTCTGGCCCATCTGTCTACAGGTCCTCAACGGTATTGGCTACGCCTTCCGGTTCACCAGCTGGCGTCATATGCAGCTGTCCATTAGTGGTGTTATCCTTCTCGTCTTTATACCTAATCTGAT ATTCTTAAAGGAAACACTGAGATGGTTGTTTGCAAATGGAAGAACGGAAGATGCAAAGGAAATCATCAAAAAGGCTATCCGCATGAACAAGGCGCCAGAAACAGAGGTCTGGGAACAGGCGACCAGGTGCATAGCTGAGAGTGAACGATCTTGGCAACGCGCGCAGAAAGAAACAGAGTTATCCGCTCTTGGTTCACCAGGCACGGCAGTTGGTCTCTCTTTGAATGGCTACGGATCTGAAAAACCATTGTCCattattgatatatttaaaaTTCCACGTCTTCGGTGCACCGCCTTAATAATGTTTTTCGTTTG GATTGTGAACGCCCTGACACACTTTGGGCTGGTCTTGACCTCCGCAAAACTGGCCGGGAACAGATTCATCAACTATATCCTAGTCAGTATGGACATGCTACCAGCTAGTTTTATAGCCTACTTTATTCTTATAAG GTTTGGGAGAAAGCCTGCCTGCTGCTCTTTCCACGCCATTGTTGGAGTTTGTTTGGTCGTGGCGGCTCTGGTACAAGGGTTTGGTG GTCAAGAATTTTCAACGATCGTAACGGTGTTTACAATCCTGGGGAAGTTCGGTAACTCTGCCTCGTTCGTCATTCTTTTCCTTTATACACCAGAACTGTATCCCACAAACCTCAG GAGCTTTGGCCTGGGATTTGCTTCGTCAGCTTCCAGACTCGGTGGCATGTTGGCGCCCTTTTCAAATTTAGTG ATGGATTACATACCGTGGGCTCCCGGAACTGTGTATGGAATCTGCTCTCTGCTCGCTTGTCTCCTGATCATGCTTTTACCAGAGACTCTGAACAGACAACTGCCACAAACCGTGGAGGAGATCAACGCCTGGAACGGACCTTCAATCTGCCGAAGAAAGACTTCAGAATCCGAGTAG